TAGCATCTGAAAATCTGGATTCACTTTTGGAATTTGATGCAACCTTCATCTTGACTCAAACTGATGTGCGATTGCTAGATGTAGGAAGTGATTTTAAGGTAATTTTGCCTTAAGATCCGTATTCAATAATAAAAAAACTCAGCCTACTCATTTATCTGAGTTTCATGTTCTTGGAATGCTTTTGTTATATTGGCAGTTGCAGAAACACTGAATGATGAGGCACACAAACCAACTTAAAGTGTTGAATATGAATGAAAGCCACCATGAGATATCAACTATACTTCCTTGCACTCTACCCCCTGCAAGGACTCCATTCCATTTTATTTTCGTTGTATTTGATCCATTAAAGAGACTTTCCACATAGGTGCCTCCAAAACACTTTCCTTCTTTCTGAATCGTGGCTTCCCCATTATAATGGCTGAAGAACACTTGACTGCATCTGTTTCTGTCCACTTCTTGGCTCTGAGACTCTCTCCTGAACAGAGTGGTTCCCCTTGCCCTCATTTTCCAGCCCATCTGCTTCTACATTTAACTGTTCATCTTTCACAATTTCCACTAACATAAAGTTCCCACCTGTGGATACATCTTCCTAACCTGCTCCTTTCAACATTTTGAATTGAGTGTTTTCTTTGACTCCCAAGATCCACATTTCGATCACCACCATTACCCCATCTTAAGCTAAGTTCCCAGGCAACTACCAGAAATGCAACTCGTGCCCTTTTATGGTTTTCCCGTCCTACTGTCAAAGGACCAAAACAATCCTACCAAATGAAGCAGCAATTCACTTAATCACTAAATCTAATTTATTGCATTTGGTGTTTCAATGTGATTTCCTCTGCATTCGAGAAACCAAACTCAGATTGGGTAACTGCAATGTGGAGTACATGTGTTGACCGTGCAGAGGCAACTCAGAGCTTCCTGGTGCCTGCCATTTTAATTCTCAATTTTCACCAATTGTCTGTGGCCTCTTGCAAAGTTACAATGGTGCTCAATGCAAGTttaagggacagcacctcatcttccatttAAGCACACTGTAGCCCTCCAGACACCCAACCCCTAGAATGTCAGATAGTTCACTTTGTCAGTATCAGAAAAGGCCATTTCTGCTGCAAGTTATCCAGCTGTGCTATGAGTTGTCTATTTTATCTCCACTAGTACAATCTGACTCCTGGACATGTCCTATAGCCCTGCATATCACACCTTTTCAATCTTTGTAGTTTGCCACTCATCTTATAGCATTTATTCTTTTTGATCTCTCTAACTGTCTCCATTGATCAGGCCACCGTTTCATTAACCCCTAGAGCAATTTAACTCTATCAAAGATATTCCCTTTGTACTAAATgcgtaataaggaactgcagatggtttaaaccgtagacacaaaaagctggaataactcagcgggacaggcagcatctctggagagaaggaatgggtgacgtttcgggtcgtgacccttcttcagactggttaaggataagggaaacgagagatatagatggtgatgtggagagataaagaataatgaatagcccagtggtatgaatgttgatttctatcacttcaggtagccccggcatttcctctctctctctctctatctatctcacccctacccaagttgcactagcttctcattttcaccctacaaacagcttacaatggcccatttcctttatcattgttacttttttgcatctttcattcattgttctttatctctccacatcaccctctatatttctcgtttccccttatctctaaccagtctgaagggtctcgtcccgaaacgacacccattccttctcttcagagatgctgcctgtcccgctgagttactccagctttttgtgtctatcttccctttgtACTACATGTTCTACCCTCACCTTTCCTGCAGCTTAAAaccaatttttattatttttatttacacctcctccaacctcatctattgtatccgctgttccagatgtcaacttctctacatcggcaagaccaagcgcaggctcggcgatcgtttcgctcaacacctccgctcagtccgtctcaaacaacctgatctcccggtgactcagcccttcacctccccctcccagtcccaatctgaactttctgacctgggcctcctccattgtcagagtgaggcccagcgcaaattggaggaacagcacctcatattttgcttgggcagtttacaccccagcggtatgaaaattgacttctctaacttcaggtagtccctgcttcccatctctaccccctccccttctcccactagtcttcctgtgtcagactacatcctatctttgtcccgtcccgtccccttccctgacatcagtctgaagggtctcgacccgaaacgacacccattccttctcttcagaaatgctgcctgtcccgctgagttactccagcttgttgtgtctatcttccctttgtACTACATGTTCTACCCTCTCACCTTTCCTGCAACTTAAAaccaatttttattatttttatttacacctcctccaacctcatctattgtatctgctgttccagatgtcaacttctctacatcggcaagaccaagcgcaggctcggcgatcgtttcactcaacacctccgctcgctcagtccgtctcaaacaacctgatctcccggtgactcagcccttcaactccccctcccagtcccaatctgaactttctgacctgggtctcctccattgtcagagtgaggcccagcacaaattggaggaacagcacctcatattttgcttgggcagtttacaccccagtggtatgaaaattgacttctctaacttcaggtagtccctgcttcccctctctacccactcccccttctcccactagtcttcctgtgtcagactgcatcctatctttgtcccgccccctcccctgacatcagtctaaagggtatcaacccgaaacgtcacccattccttctctcccgagatgttgcctgacccgctgagttactccagtattgtgtctaccttcgatttaaatcagcatttgcagttttttttcctattttccCTCTTTCTCAGTTCAAACCTGGCTTCAACTTGAAACGTTAACTAATTTTCTTTTGTGATCTGCTAGCATTTCTAGCATTTTTGACAATTAGATTTCCAAATTGTGCAGATTTTTAATGATTTTCATTCCAGTTAAGTTGCCAATTAACATTGTTGATACATTTACTTATGTATATTTTTAACACTGCATTTTTTAAAGCACTGACAAGCATTGGAGGGAATAGCAACTTTTCTGAAAACTTGTTAATCAGAAGTACATTTCACAAAAACATATTATGTACATTTTATGACAATATTTACTTTATTTAAAAAAGATCTGCTTGAAAGGATAACAGGAAAGAAGTGAAAGGTTCCCTCATGCACGTCACTGTGTATAAACCTTTGTGTTTTCTTTGTATTTCCCATCAGGTGCTTCGTAGTCAGGTATAGGAGGAGTATAGCTGCATCCTTGTAATTCCAATGGAAACAGTCCTTGATCCCGTTTAATTGCAGCCTGGTACAAGTCCTCTGATTCAACACGCAGTTCCTGTAGCGCTTCCTGCTGTGCCTCAATCATGGAATGAATAATTTCAGCTTCCTTTTTATGTTCCTTCTGCTTATATCGTGACCATTCCTTCATCAGAAGCGCTCGCTGCTCAGTCTCTTCCTCTGTCACTTTGGGCAGATCTCGAACTCTAGGCACCATAGATAATATGTTATTGAGGGCATTTTATGTGCATCGTCATTATTAGTACTTGAAGTTCACTTTATGCTTTCAGTATgagagtcatacagtacggaaaaAGGCCGCTTGACCCACCAGCATCGCGCCAAACATCCATTTACACTGGTCCTGCCATAACCCATCTTTATTCCCCAACATTCCCTTcaactccccagattctaccacataCCCACACGAGGCACAATTTAAAAATGGCTGATTAACTTACTAACCCACTCATCTTTCGGATGTGAAAGTAAACTGGAGTACCAacgtcacagggagatcatgcaaactccacacaggcagcagcagaGATCAAGACTGAACCAAGGTCTCAGCCACTGAGGTAATGGGTCTACTAGTTGCATTACTGTACATTACCTGTGAAATGTATACTTCATACAATTAAAATTCCACAAATAATGACAAATCTTTCATAGTATGGAGTTAGCTAGAACATATTTCTTTAAATAACAGTATACGTCTGGGGAACGTCTGGGGAAGAATTCACTGTTGTTTCAATGTcataatttaaagaaaaaaccccaaactCTAAGAAGTTTTTTAGGAAACCGAGATGTTtcggccacgggacctaacagtgcccggcgcggctcggccgcgggccttccatcgcccggtacggctgcaggacggttcagcgctcggtgcggctcggccgcggggccttccatcgcccggtgcggctcggccgcagaacggttcagcgcccggcgcggcgcctttcatcgcccggcgcggctgcgggacttaacatcgccggcgcggctcggccgcgggacgtttcagtgcccggtgcggctcgtccgcgggacttagcagcggccgcggggccttccatcgcccggcgcagctcggccgctggacttaacatcgccggcgcggctcggccgcagggccttccatccccttgcgggggctgtgcgtgtcggtcgcctcggtaggggtcgagctgcctgtccgtgggcgcggggggaagagagtggaagttttgttgccttccatcacagtgaggggtgtttggagtcactgtgatggatgtttgtgttggggtcgtgtgtcctgtgttcttttcttttttgctgtgtcttgtgactgctgaaatttcgttcggtatttataccgaatgacaataaagttctgttatgttttAATAGTTGTCTCGAAGAAAGATCTTGATCCAAAATGCCACCTGCTCATTcccctccatagatactgcctgacccaccgagctcCTCCAGCTGTCTGTTTCTTGGCTCAATAGTCTAGTACTTTGCAGTCTCTCGTGTTCCAAAGTGATTTAGAGGATGATGTTGTCATTTTGAACACTTTAAGCTTTCACAAACAGTAATATGAAAATTACCAGTTAATATGTCAGTTTGGGACTAAATATTGCTAATCAACCAATAATGTCCAAAGAACTCCATCCAAATGGACTAACTGCTCAAATGGTATTAACATGGTATATTGAGTCGATGAGAGCCGGCGGCACATGGGCAGGAGCCACCCCATGGCGAGACGTCCGAACAGGAGACAGGGCAGCGACTTTCTCCTGCAAACGGACCAACACAGATACCAGCTACTCCCGTGGTCGGAATAAATTCCCCGGGAACAGTAAACGGGACTAATTCGGCCGAGGACAAAGCCAAATCCTCCTCCGGGGCGGTCCGAATACCCAGCAAAACTCACGGcaattcatccatccattcgggGCCCGTGATGCGGCCTTGAGATGGTGGTGGAACCGCTCCACCGACCCATTAGACTGGGGATGATACGCCGTCATGTGGTGAAGCTGTGTATCCCCAACAGGCGGGCCATTGCGGACCACAGCTCAAACGTGAACTAGGCACCCTGGTCCGAGGAAATGTCCAGCGGCATCCCAAAACGGGCAATCCAGTGGGCCACGAGGGCGCGAGCACACGACAGGGCAGAAATGCCCATGAGCGGAATGGCCTCTGCCCCCCGCATAAAATGGTTCACCACCGTCAGAAGATGCGAGACACCCCGGGATGGGGGCAGCATCCCCACAATATCCACGTGGACATGGTCAAAGCGCCGGCGAGGCACTACGGACTGCACTGGCGCCCGGACATGCCGCTGCACCTTTGatgtttggcacggaatgcacgCCCGGGCCCAACGACCGACTTGCTTCCGCAACCCATGCCACATGAAACCTACAGCCACCGTCGCACGAATAGACGGGTGGGCCAACCCATGAATGACGTCGAAAATCCGGCAACACAACGCCGGGACAATGGGCCGCGGCTGCCCCGTGGAAACGTCGCACAGGACATTAACGCCGGAGGGACCCAACGCCACGTCGTCCAGCATCAAACCACCGTTCGGTATCTCCTCGTCCGCCAGCTGCGCCGTAGCCAAGGCGGAATAACCTATGCCCGGGGCCACGTCGAGGACGGCCTCTTTGGCTgggcgggacagggcatcagcaaccagGTTACATTTGCCTGCAATATGGCGTATGTCGGTCGGGAATTCGGATATTGCCATGACCTGGCGCTGCTGCCAAGCGGACCAGGGATCCGAAACCTTAGCGAATGCAAAGGTGAGGGTCTTATGGCCGTTGAAGGCAGTAAAGTcccggccctccaggaaatagcggaagtgTTGTACTGCCAAGTGCAAGGCGAGGAGTTCCTGGTTGAACGCGCTGTACTTCCGTTCTGCATTATCCTTGCCGCCGCGGGCAGAAATTGGTGATAAAACGTGACCATCCCTACAAGCTCCTGAAGGCCCTGCACTGTGGAAGGCCACAGAAACTGGCGAATGGCCTCGACCCCGTCCGGGAGCGGAACAGCAGCGTGTTGTGTCACCCGGTGACCCAGAAAGTCGATGGCACAGAAGCAGAACTGGCATTTGTCAGGGTTGATGACGAGACCATGCTCACTGAGGCGCTGGACAACAAATGGAGGTGGGCGCAATGTTCTTGCCGAAAGCTACCAGCCACATCTGCAGGCTTACAGCCGACGACACCCGCTACTTCTATGTCGTCGGTGCACTCGACCAGGAGACGGCCGGTCGGTTGGTGCCTTACCTGCGCAAGTCGCCAGCGTCTAACAAATACGAAGGCCTCAAGGCGCTGCTCCTCCGCACTTTCGGGCTTGGCCGCCTGGAGCGGCGCGGATCCTCCACATGGGCGGGCTTGGCGACCATAAGCCATCGGCCCTCATGAGCGAAATGTTCACGCTCATGGACGGCCACCGGCCCTGCCTGCTTTTTGAATACGCCTTCCTAGAGCAGTTGCCCGACGACATCCGCCTGCTCCTCTCAGGGGCGAGTTTCGATGACCCCCTGCAGCTAGCGAAATGCGCAGATGAGCTGTGGCTGGCCAGGCGGAGGTTCGCTCGATCGTGTGTCGACAGTGCCTTCGAGAGCACAGTGACTTGGGGCCGCGCCCACCGGGGGCTCGGCTGAGTTTCTTGCTCCGGGAGAAGCTGGTATGAACAACAAGAAGGAGTGATGCTTGTACCACCAACGTCGCTCGCTCTGTTCCTTTCTGGGAAATGCCGAGGCCGGCCGCCAGTAATCACCTTAGTTTTCTTTTTGCTCACTTTTACCCTGAACCATTAACACTCTCTTGCAGGTTGGACCAATTGCCCTTTTACCATTTGAAAGAAGATAAATAAGGACGATAATACAACATTATTTCAATAATTTCCAaagagaatccaggatggaaaatAAATTCTTATCCGCAGTGTGGAATGAAAATCCTACAATGGAAAGAAAACAATGGGGAAAGCATACATTTCCTATTGAGAACTAATGTTTCAAAACACAGACCTGGATTCATCAAGGAACTTTGTGGGAGTGATAAAATCTTCGATTGGGATCAGCTCTGGAGGAACACGTTCCATCTTCTTCAATCTTTTTTTCAAACGGTCTCTCACTGCCTGCTCTCTTTTGGGATccacttttttctttttcttaggCTCAGCTCTGCAAAACAAATTTACCCACACTTGTTAAATGTATGGATTAATTCTGTCTGCATCTTCATTCCTCAGACTCCTCTCCCTCGCAATGCGATGGCAAGTAGACCAACTCCCAGCTTCTGCTGCTGCCACTTAAACCTAGCAATTGAGAAGTCCAATGATGACGCGCAGTCTTCCTTAGGTTTATTCCCTGACCTAATAGAAACGATCATCAAGCCTTGAGGAAATAATCAAGAGTAATTTTGTTCCAAAACAACAGAAAACACAAGAACTTTGGTCAAAAGGACCAAGGGATCAAAACATTCGGATGCACATCCAGTTAGGTCAGCCTTTTTATTTAAATGTTTCCTATGTACTCTAAATTTCCACCTACACTTTCTCCCTTCCAGACCTTTAGATGTACTGTATATATAGTTGCTATAaaatgaaacaatagacaataggtgcaggagtaggccattcggccctttgagccagcaccaccattcaatgtgatcatggctgatcatcaaacagTTGCAAATGTTTTTGTCTTGATCCCCCTCTTAGTTATAATCCAATTGAAATTGGCTTGAAGGAGACCGATAAATTGATATTCCAACAAAGGGTCTTCAGCCAGAAATGCGAgtctgttttttttccccagatgTATTCTGACTTGCTGGGTGTTATCAgccatttctgtttttattttagatctcCAACATCTGGAGTTTTAAAAAAATTCATGTTAACATTTCCTTCCCACTCATTCACAAATGCTCACCAGCTTGTTGCACATTTCAAACAAGCTTTCCCTTTGTTGCAGATTTTCATCATTACCAGTGGTACCTTTTCTCTATAATGATGTATTTACATTTTAATATACATCTTTCAATTATTTTAATAGCACTTGCAAGCAATTAAGTGAACCCTGGGATAAATGCAGTTCAGCTAAGTTTTTTTATGCTGTTGCAACCATAAAAACCACACACAATAGAGATGCTGATACTCAGAATGCACTAGGCAGCTGCATTGGAAAAACTGAAGCTTGTACCATATACCATTGTACCTCATGGGCAAGGATTCTCTCAGTGCCAACATGGATGTATGCCAGTGGCTGGTTCGAACTGAGGCATTCCACACTGTACGTGATCTGtgagagaaaaacaaaatcagtTCTAACTTTTAGTTACAAGACTCAGATTCATCTTGTGCTTTTATAATCAAAACATTGGCTGTAAGAAATCCTGGAAAGGATGTTGCTTTTAGCAAATGCAGATAGACAATATAATTCTGTCGATCAAAACAGTCTGTTCTTTGTTTGTGATATTGATTTGATGCTGAGTATTGTACGGAGATATATGTCTTGCCTGGGCTATCAAATGTTTCCAACTAACAGAGACAAAACTTCATTCAAATCCCATCAGAATACAAGATCTCCTTATCGCAAAATCTTACATTCTTCAAATCAACCCAGAGTAGGGATCAAAAACTTATTAGTCATCAATGTTGACTTCATATCACCACCTCCCAAACCCAAAGCCTAGAATCACACCAGTGTAGCATTAAGCGAGGTCCTGCCAGATTAGGGATCACATCTTCTGAACAGATTCAATTCGGAAATCCATTCTCTCAAACGGATAAGAGTATATATGCTGTAAACAGaagtaggaataggccattcagtccatcatacCTGCCCCGCCTCTCATTAAAATCTTTGCTCATCTTTTATCCCAGTGACGCTTTTCTGAACATCTAAAAACAAGCCACCTctttcttgaatatattcaacaaTTAAGCCTCCTGTCTATTGGGTTGAGACTGGAATATCCTACAAATTCTCACTAtacaggctgaagaaaggtcccgacccgaaacgtcatctatccatgttccccatagatgctgcttgacccacttagTTCcttcagcacgttgtgtccttttcAGCACCAGAATTATGTTTATTTATGTTCATCAATACATTaatatttgttaatgtttaatattgtAATAAACAATACTTGATTCAGGCAATATGTTTTGGGAACCCCGAGGAT
This Rhinoraja longicauda isolate Sanriku21f chromosome 25, sRhiLon1.1, whole genome shotgun sequence DNA region includes the following protein-coding sequences:
- the mrpl40 gene encoding large ribosomal subunit protein mL40 isoform X1; translation: MAWTVQPLLGLISRTVWNASVRTSHWHTSMLALRESLPMRAEPKKKKKVDPKREQAVRDRLKKRLKKMERVPPELIPIEDFITPTKFLDESRVRDLPKVTEEETEQRALLMKEWSRYKQKEHKKEAEIIHSMIEAQQEALQELRVESEDLYQAAIKRDQGLFPLELQGCSYTPPIPDYEAPDGKYKENTKVYTQ
- the mrpl40 gene encoding large ribosomal subunit protein mL40 isoform X2 yields the protein MLALRESLPMRAEPKKKKKVDPKREQAVRDRLKKRLKKMERVPPELIPIEDFITPTKFLDESRVRDLPKVTEEETEQRALLMKEWSRYKQKEHKKEAEIIHSMIEAQQEALQELRVESEDLYQAAIKRDQGLFPLELQGCSYTPPIPDYEAPDGKYKENTKVYTQ